A DNA window from Iodobacter ciconiae contains the following coding sequences:
- a CDS encoding ABC transporter ATP-binding protein encodes MPSSLVQFENVSFAYGERPVLTDVSLSIKPGQVVAIMGGSGSGKTTILKLIGGQIQPHQGKLTVAGEDVGSMNEASLYKMRKKLGMLFQFGALFTDLSVFDNVAFPLRERSNLPESMIHDLVLMKLNAVGLRGVSDLMPSELSGGMARRVALARAIALDPAVMLYDEPFTGLDPISLATIGKLIRNLNDALGAASVIVTHDVEESLSIVDYVYFLADGKIVAEGTPEQVRVSTHPFVKQFINGETDGPVPFHKPAAPYSSDLGLEPRHA; translated from the coding sequence ATGCCTTCCTCGCTGGTCCAGTTTGAGAATGTGAGCTTTGCTTACGGCGAACGCCCGGTGCTTACCGATGTTTCGCTCAGCATCAAGCCCGGCCAGGTCGTCGCCATTATGGGTGGATCGGGCTCGGGGAAAACCACCATCCTCAAGCTTATCGGTGGACAAATTCAGCCCCATCAGGGCAAGCTGACTGTTGCCGGAGAAGATGTCGGCAGCATGAACGAGGCAAGCCTCTATAAAATGCGCAAAAAACTGGGCATGTTATTTCAGTTCGGGGCGCTTTTTACCGATTTATCCGTATTTGACAACGTGGCTTTTCCACTTAGAGAACGCAGCAATCTGCCTGAATCCATGATTCATGATTTGGTACTGATGAAGCTGAACGCTGTAGGCCTGCGTGGGGTCAGCGATCTGATGCCATCCGAATTATCCGGCGGAATGGCAAGGCGGGTTGCTCTGGCACGGGCTATTGCACTTGATCCTGCCGTCATGCTTTACGATGAGCCTTTTACCGGGCTGGATCCGATTTCACTCGCCACCATCGGTAAGTTGATCCGTAACTTGAATGACGCCCTTGGTGCCGCGTCTGTGATTGTGACACACGATGTAGAAGAATCACTATCGATTGTGGACTATGTCTATTTCCTGGCTGATGGCAAAATTGTTGCAGAAGGCACGCCGGAACAAGTCCGAGTGTCCACTCATCCCTTTGTAAAACAATTTATCAACGGGGAAACAGATGGCCCTGTGCCTTTCCATAAACCCGCTGCCCCCTATAGCAGCGATCTTGGACTGGAGCCTCGCCATGCTTGA
- the mlaE gene encoding lipid asymmetry maintenance ABC transporter permease subunit MlaE: MLDYLFNAISRFGQPFSNAIIKLGFACRFMLAILRHSPTSLLRFQLTMREIWFAGVLSVLIIAISGLFVGMVLALQGFDTLQRFGATESLGVLVALSLVRELGPVVGALLFASRAGSAITAEIGLMKATEQLAAMEMMAVNPIARVVAPRFWGGVISMPLLAAMFSAMGIFGGYLIGVKLLGLDEGAFWSQMQSAVDFRQDVINGVIKSVVFGIAISLIAVFEGYDAPPTAEGVSGATTRTVVTSSLVILALDFVLTAFMFRGI, translated from the coding sequence ATGCTTGATTACCTGTTTAATGCCATCTCAAGATTTGGGCAGCCTTTCAGTAACGCCATCATCAAGCTAGGTTTTGCCTGTCGCTTTATGCTGGCGATCCTGCGCCACTCTCCTACGTCCTTGCTCAGATTTCAGCTTACTATGCGCGAAATATGGTTTGCAGGGGTGTTGTCCGTCTTGATTATTGCGATATCGGGCTTATTTGTAGGCATGGTTTTAGCTCTGCAAGGCTTTGATACGCTACAGCGCTTTGGCGCAACCGAGTCGCTAGGCGTTTTAGTTGCCCTGTCTTTAGTCAGAGAGCTTGGCCCTGTAGTTGGTGCTTTGCTTTTTGCCAGCCGTGCCGGCTCGGCCATTACCGCCGAGATTGGTTTAATGAAAGCAACAGAGCAACTTGCCGCAATGGAGATGATGGCTGTTAATCCTATCGCCCGTGTTGTTGCACCCCGCTTCTGGGGAGGTGTCATTTCCATGCCGCTGCTTGCAGCCATGTTTAGCGCAATGGGGATTTTTGGCGGCTATCTGATCGGGGTAAAGCTGCTCGGGCTCGATGAAGGTGCATTCTGGTCACAAATGCAAAGTGCAGTGGATTTTCGTCAGGATGTGATCAACGGTGTGATCAAGAGCGTGGTTTTTGGTATTGCCATCTCCCTTATTGCTGTTTTTGAAGGGTATGATGCGCCCCCTACCGCCGAAGGTGTATCAGGCGCGACAACCCGCACCGTTGTGACCAGCTCACTCGTCATTCTGGCGCTGGACTTTGTCCTCACCGCCTTTATGTTCAGAGGAATTTAA
- the mlaD gene encoding outer membrane lipid asymmetry maintenance protein MlaD — MKRGMIDFWVGLFAVAGIAALLFLSLRVSSQTTLPASDSYELTANFDNVGGLKVRAPVKSAGVLVGRVSSITLDTERYVARVKLSMDSRYHFSKDASAEILTSGLLGEQYIGVTSGADDKMLQAGNNFTITSSAIVLEQLISRVLFNKAETAAEK; from the coding sequence ATGAAACGAGGCATGATTGATTTTTGGGTAGGCTTATTTGCCGTTGCGGGCATCGCGGCCTTGCTATTTTTATCTTTGCGCGTCAGCAGCCAAACAACTTTACCAGCATCGGACAGCTACGAACTTACTGCCAACTTTGATAATGTGGGCGGGCTTAAAGTGCGTGCCCCGGTGAAAAGCGCAGGGGTACTGGTTGGCCGTGTGAGTAGCATCACTCTTGATACAGAGCGTTACGTTGCACGGGTGAAGCTAAGCATGGATAGCCGCTATCATTTCAGCAAAGATGCTTCTGCTGAAATTCTCACCTCGGGTCTTTTGGGTGAGCAATACATCGGAGTGACATCTGGAGCTGACGACAAAATGCTCCAGGCAGGAAACAACTTCACTATTACTTCTTCAGCCATTGTGCTGGAGCAATTGATTAGCCGGGTGCTGTTTAACAAAGCTGAAACTGCTGCCGAAAAATGA
- a CDS encoding MlaC/ttg2D family ABC transporter substrate-binding protein, with protein MKKWILALSMGFIATCSLAALTESPELIVKNVSRDVLEIIKKNDKDPLKARDLVDTRVAPLADYNRMTMLAVGRNWKTATPEQQQALTREFRTMLVRTYFSALSIYKNAQVDVKGTRPGNDASEMSVLTEVSLPGQKPIPLDFSFEKTDTGWKTYDIAVDGISFINNNRNQFNAIIRKDGIEGLIKQLSDRNNAQRNTNK; from the coding sequence ATGAAAAAATGGATCCTCGCCCTCTCAATGGGTTTTATCGCTACCTGCAGCCTTGCGGCACTTACTGAATCACCAGAACTGATCGTTAAGAATGTCAGCCGCGACGTGCTGGAAATCATCAAGAAAAACGATAAAGACCCGCTAAAAGCCCGGGATTTGGTGGATACACGCGTTGCACCTCTGGCTGATTACAACCGCATGACCATGCTGGCAGTAGGACGCAACTGGAAAACAGCCACACCGGAGCAGCAACAGGCACTGACCCGTGAATTTCGTACAATGCTGGTTCGTACTTATTTCTCGGCGCTGTCTATCTACAAGAATGCACAGGTTGATGTTAAGGGTACCCGCCCCGGCAATGATGCCAGCGAAATGTCCGTGTTAACCGAAGTCAGTCTGCCTGGCCAGAAGCCTATTCCACTGGATTTTAGCTTCGAAAAAACCGATACCGGCTGGAAAACCTACGATATTGCGGTTGACGGCATCAGCTTTATCAATAACAACCGTAATCAATTCAATGCCATCATTCGTAAAGACGGTATTGAGGGCCTGATCAAACAATTATCCGATCGTAACAATGCTCAGCGTAATACAAACAAATGA
- a CDS encoding STAS domain-containing protein, protein MKIFQPNGTLTLESASRQLATLPSIGQGEQLNVDLSQITTADSSAVALLLHWMRSAQKQGGELQFFGVPEGLTGLIHLYEVDALLPLSNRI, encoded by the coding sequence ATGAAAATCTTTCAACCTAACGGCACACTCACGCTTGAATCCGCAAGCCGCCAGCTCGCCACATTGCCCAGCATAGGGCAGGGCGAGCAACTAAATGTAGACCTAAGCCAAATCACAACGGCAGACTCCAGTGCAGTTGCGCTGCTTTTGCACTGGATGCGCAGTGCTCAAAAGCAAGGTGGCGAGCTGCAATTTTTCGGTGTTCCTGAAGGGCTCACCGGTTTAATTCACCTCTACGAAGTAGATGCGCTTTTGCCTCTGAGTAACAGAATATAA